A region of the Mesoterricola sediminis genome:
CCTTCACGCGGTGGGCGGCGTTCCCCTTGGCGGCGGCGCTGCGGTTGTCGCAGACCCACACGGCGATGCCCTGCTGGGCGAGGAACTGGAACCAGGGCATGGAGCGGTTCCAGGCGTTGCGGACCTGGGGGGCGTTGGGACCGCCGTACACGTACTGGAAGACGGGGTACTTGCGGGCGGGATCGAAGCCCACGGGGAGGACCAGCATGGCCTCCATGGGGAAGCCGTCCCGGGTGCGCACCTGCTGGAAGACCACCTTGCCCTTGGCTTCGGCGGTCCAGGCGGGGGTGGCCACCGAGGCCTCCAGGACCTTCGGCGGGGCGCCGGGGGCCAGGAGGAGGTCCCGGGACGGGGTGTCGATGTCGCTCCAGCGGTCCACGGCGCGCCGGAAGGCGGGGTCCCAGGTGAGGCTGTGCGTGCCGGGGGCGGGCGTGAGGAGCTCGGGCGCGCCGCCCGAGAGGGGGACCCTGAATGCGTCCATGCCCACGGGATTCCGCCGGGTGCCCTCGAAGTGGACCTGGCCGGTCCGGGCGTCGACGCCCAGGAGCCGCTTCACGTCCCAGGGGCCGGAGGTGAGGGGGACGCCGGCCTTGCCGTCGTACAGGTAGAGGTGGCTGTTGCCGGTGCGGGAGGAGAGCCACAGGAAGCGGCCGTCGTCGAGGAAGTGGGGCAGGGGCAGGTGCTCCACCCAGCCGCGGGGATGGTGCTCGCGCACGAGGACGCGGCCGGGTCCGGGGCCCTCGTAGCGGCGGCACTCCAGCCAGGTCTGGTCGCGTCCCGTCCAGTGCGCCACGAGCCGGCCCCGGGGGTCCCAGCCCACGCGGGCCACGAAGACCTCGCGGCCGGGGTAGGGATCCTCGGTCCAGTGGATCCGGCCCTCCAGGTCGGCCACGCCCAGGCGCACGCCGGGGACCGGATCCCCGGCCTTGGGATAGGCCAGGCGCTGCAGGGTCTGGGGCTGGGTGCGATCGTCGGCGAGGGTGAAGACGGGGACGTTCGTCTCGTCCAGGCTCAGGAAGGCGATGCGGCGGGAATCGGGGGACCACCAGAAGGCGCGCCAGTTGCCCCGCTCGTTGAAGACTTCCTCCTGGTACACCCAGTCCATGCGTCCGTTGAGGCGGGTCGGGCCGCCGCCCGTGGTGATGCGGCTGATGCGGCCCGTGGCCAGTTCCACCGCGTGGATGTCCTGGCCGTCCAGGTAGGCCACCCAGGCGCCGTCGGGGCTGAAGGCGGGGCTGTCGCCTTCGGCCAGGCGCCGGGCCTGGGCCCCGGCGGCGTCCACCAGGTAGAGGGCGCCGCCGGCCCGCACGAGGAAGGCGTCCCGGGCCGGGTTCCAGGTGAAGGGCAGGGCGAGGGCGGCCCTCACGTCCACGGGCGCGGCCCCGGCGTTCGCGAGGAGTTCCCGGAGGCGCTCCGCCTCCAGGAGCCGCTCCGGCGTGGCGCCCAGCCGCTCCAGGGTCCGGAAGCCCGAACGGTCCCGGCGTTCGCCCAGGAGGGTTCCGTCGGGCCGCCACTGCGGCGTGAGGGTGCGGGCTTCCACGAAGGTCTCGCCGCGGGCGGGATGGTAGATGCGCGCCACGGTGAGACCGGTGCCGTCGGCGTGGAGGGGCAGGATCGCGCAGGCCGCGGCGAAGAGGAACAGGCGCATGGAAGCTCCAGGGGAAAGCTCCAGCGTAGCCGTACCCGGGCCGGGGCCGAACAGGGATCACGGGAGACATGGTGTCTCAACATGTTGACGCCGGTCACGTAAACCCTTGCCGGTCTTGCGGATCCATCGGGGCCGACCGAACCTTGGGTGGCAGGGCTGAACCGGTTGACAGGCCGGACCCCAGCCCCGCGGCCTTCCTTCCGCGAAGGTGATCCGAATTGCCCGCTCGGCCGAAAACCCCGGCCCGGGGCGGTCCCGCCCGCCATCGGGGCGCCTCGGCGCGCCCCTTCCGCACGCATCTTCCGGAGCATTCCATGAAGACCACCCTCCTTCTGTCCGCGCTGATGGCCTCCCTGGCCGCGCTTCCCGCCGCCGCCCAGGGCGCCGGTGTCCAGGGCTTCGACGCCCAGTTGGTCGCCGAAGTCCAGGATCTGCGGGCCACCCTCCGCCAGGAGGCCCGTCCCTTCCAGGTCGGCGTCAACCCGGCCCTGGAATACGACCTGGCCCAGCTCTGCGGAACCCGGGCGGACCTGAGGCCGGCGGATTACCAGGCCCACGCCCAGGGGGGCTACCTCAACGATGAGGTGCTGCCGGCGATGGTGGACCTGCCCACCGCCTACCTGGGCTGGGCCAGCCCGGCCCGGAGCCAGGGCGGCTGCGGCAGCTGCTGGGCCTTCGCCACCGCCGCCACCATCGAGAGCGCGGTCCTCAGGACCGCCGGCGCGCCCCAGCTCCGGGAGGAGGGGGGCCGGATCGTCCTCAGCGGCGACATCGCCGAGTTGAGCACCCAGCAGGTGTTGAGCTGCAATCCCTGGGGCTATGGCTGCAACGGCGGCTGGTTCGCCTTCGATATGTTCGTGCCCGCCAACCAGGCGAAGGGGTCCGGCTACTACCCCGGCATCATCCCGGCCCGGGACTTCCCCTACGTCACCCGCCGCTCGGCCTGCACCTTCGAGGCCCGCACGTCGTACACGCCCGTCTCCCGGTGGGGCTACGTGGGTTCGGGCAACACCTCCCCGGTGGACGCCATCAAGGCCGCCATCTACGCCCACGGCTCCGTGGCGGCCTGCGTCTACGCGGACCGCGCCTTCCAGGCCTACACGGGCGGCGTCTTCACCAGCACCGGGTCCGCCCCCATCAACCACGCCATCCAGCTCGTGGGCTGGGACGACGCCAAGGGCGCCTGGCTGCTCAAGAACAGCTGGGGTCCCAACTGGGGAATCAACGGCTTCATGTGGATCCAGTACGGGGCCAACAACGTGGGCACGTACGCGGCCTGGGCGGACAACTGAGCCGACCCGGCGAACCAGGAGACCAAGATGACCACCCTGTCCCGCTTCATCGCCCTCGCGCTGGGCGCCGCCTCCCTCGCCGCCGCGGACGGCCCCCAGCGCTTCGACGACCGGATCCAGGCCCTCGTGGACCAGGCCCGGTCCGAGGCCCAGGCCTCGGGCGCCACCTACCAGGTGGGGGTGAACCCCGCCCTGGAATACCCCCTCGACCAGATCTGCGGCCTCCGGCCGGACCTGCGGCAGTGGGATGCGGCCCTCCATGCCGAGGGCGGCGGCGCCAACGACGCGCTGCCGGAGCTGGCGCCGGAGCCGCTGCCTTCCCGGTTCCTGGGCTGGTTCAGCCCACCCAAGGACCAGGGCGACTGCGGCAGCTGCTGGGCCTTCTCCACCATCGCCACCGTCGAGGGCGCGGCCCTCAAGGCCGCGGGCGCCCCCCAGGGCCGGGTGGCCGCGGACGGCGCCATCGTCCCCAGCGGCGACGCCCTCGTGCTGTCGGAGCAGCAGCTGCTGAGCTGCAATCCGGACGGGTATGGCTGCCAGGGCGGCTGGTTCAGCTTCGACATGCTGATGCCGTCCAAGGCCAACGCGGAGGCCGGCCGCGCCCCCGGCGCCATTCCCGCCACCGCCTTCCCCTACGTGGCCCGGCGCGTGGCCTGCGTCTTCGACAAGGGGGCGCCCGCCACCCCGGTCAGGGCCTGGGGCTACGTGGGCGACGGCTACGGGCTGCCCCCGGTCCCGGCCATCAAGGCCGCCATCCGCAGGTGGGGCTGCGTGTCCGCGGGGGTCTGGGCGGACCTGGGCTTCCAGGCCTACACCGGCGGGGTCTTCACCGGGACGGCGTCGCCGGGCGAATGCAACCACGCCATCCAGCTCGTGGGCTGGGACGACGCCAAGGGCGCCTGGCTCCTGAAGAATTCCTGGGGGGCCCGGTGGGGGATCAACGGGTTCATGTGGATCAAGTACGGCGCCAACCGGGTCGGCACCTCCCCGGCCTGGGCCCAGGACTGACGCGCCGGAGCCCCCCGCCGGGGCGGGGGGCTCCGGGTCCGGGGCGCCTCAGGCGGGCAGGTGCTCGCGGGTGAGGTTGCGGGGGCCGGCCGGGGTCACCAGGACGTTGTCCTCGATGCGGATGCCGCCGTTGGGGGCCAGCTCGTCGATGAGCTTCCAGTTGAAGCGGCCCGCGTGTTCGTTGGTCCGGAAAGGCCTCAGCAGCATGGGGATGAAGTAGAGGCCGGGCTCGATGGTGACCACGTGGCCCACGTCCAGGGTCCGGGTGGTGCGCAGGTAGGGGTGCTCCGCGGGCGGCGGCGCCATGGTCCCGTCGGGGCCGGCCAGCTTGCCGGCGACGTCGTGGACCTGGATGCCCAGGTGGTGGCCCAGGCCGTGGGGGTAGAAGGGCCGCGTCAGGC
Encoded here:
- a CDS encoding DPP IV N-terminal domain-containing protein, with translation MRLFLFAAACAILPLHADGTGLTVARIYHPARGETFVEARTLTPQWRPDGTLLGERRDRSGFRTLERLGATPERLLEAERLRELLANAGAAPVDVRAALALPFTWNPARDAFLVRAGGALYLVDAAGAQARRLAEGDSPAFSPDGAWVAYLDGQDIHAVELATGRISRITTGGGPTRLNGRMDWVYQEEVFNERGNWRAFWWSPDSRRIAFLSLDETNVPVFTLADDRTQPQTLQRLAYPKAGDPVPGVRLGVADLEGRIHWTEDPYPGREVFVARVGWDPRGRLVAHWTGRDQTWLECRRYEGPGPGRVLVREHHPRGWVEHLPLPHFLDDGRFLWLSSRTGNSHLYLYDGKAGVPLTSGPWDVKRLLGVDARTGQVHFEGTRRNPVGMDAFRVPLSGGAPELLTPAPGTHSLTWDPAFRRAVDRWSDIDTPSRDLLLAPGAPPKVLEASVATPAWTAEAKGKVVFQQVRTRDGFPMEAMLVLPVGFDPARKYPVFQYVYGGPNAPQVRNAWNRSMPWFQFLAQQGIAVWVCDNRSAAAKGNAAHRVKGNLGALELEDQLDGLAWLRSQGWADMDRVALDGYSYGGFLTAYALTHSAAWKLGVIGAPVTDWRLYDCYYTERYMGLPRDNAQGYDASSCIKAAAALKGKVMLIHGTLDTNVHLQNSVQFLDALQKAGHDAPVTLLPGSDHSPRAPQHVYAMYEATWRFLKANL
- a CDS encoding C1 family peptidase; the protein is MKTTLLLSALMASLAALPAAAQGAGVQGFDAQLVAEVQDLRATLRQEARPFQVGVNPALEYDLAQLCGTRADLRPADYQAHAQGGYLNDEVLPAMVDLPTAYLGWASPARSQGGCGSCWAFATAATIESAVLRTAGAPQLREEGGRIVLSGDIAELSTQQVLSCNPWGYGCNGGWFAFDMFVPANQAKGSGYYPGIIPARDFPYVTRRSACTFEARTSYTPVSRWGYVGSGNTSPVDAIKAAIYAHGSVAACVYADRAFQAYTGGVFTSTGSAPINHAIQLVGWDDAKGAWLLKNSWGPNWGINGFMWIQYGANNVGTYAAWADN
- a CDS encoding C1 family peptidase → MTTLSRFIALALGAASLAAADGPQRFDDRIQALVDQARSEAQASGATYQVGVNPALEYPLDQICGLRPDLRQWDAALHAEGGGANDALPELAPEPLPSRFLGWFSPPKDQGDCGSCWAFSTIATVEGAALKAAGAPQGRVAADGAIVPSGDALVLSEQQLLSCNPDGYGCQGGWFSFDMLMPSKANAEAGRAPGAIPATAFPYVARRVACVFDKGAPATPVRAWGYVGDGYGLPPVPAIKAAIRRWGCVSAGVWADLGFQAYTGGVFTGTASPGECNHAIQLVGWDDAKGAWLLKNSWGARWGINGFMWIKYGANRVGTSPAWAQD